The Sulfolobus acidocaldarius DSM 639 genome has a window encoding:
- a CDS encoding transcriptional regulator, with the protein MGGRKKRRKLQLQRPKPKIPSVFECPRCGKVTISITVKEGIAKVMCGNCKLEDQFDVPLVYDEANAYGKFIDRYYEGKIEQNLKDTEEKAQDEIQGEGS; encoded by the coding sequence TTGGGAGGAAGAAAGAAAAGAAGAAAACTTCAACTTCAAAGGCCAAAACCAAAAATTCCTAGTGTTTTCGAATGTCCTAGATGTGGAAAGGTTACTATATCTATCACGGTTAAGGAGGGTATTGCTAAAGTGATGTGCGGTAACTGTAAGCTTGAGGATCAGTTTGACGTTCCTCTTGTTTATGATGAGGCAAATGCATACGGTAAATTTATAGATAGATACTATGAAGGAAAGATTGAGCAGAATTTAAAAGATACAGAGGAGAAGGCTCAAGATGAAATTCAGGGGGAAGGTAGCTAG
- a CDS encoding geranylgeranylglyceryl/heptaprenylglyceryl phosphate synthase produces MKFRGKVARYISEILEEGKTLHFSLFDPDKIFDLDSLHDIASKLIEAGTDVFLIGGTLGISQDKLDNILSILEEFSIPLIIFPSNVNLISNKADAILFLSLLNSDDLYYIVGAQIVAAPIIKRIGLEVLPTAYLIIGHGGTAGHIGRARVIPYDNIELIVSYSLAANYMGMKYIYLEAGSGASETVKPEAIKVVKNTVKDGVVIVGGGVTSEERARNLVLAGADIIVTGNVIERDHQKALKIIKEIKSIRRTSNAIK; encoded by the coding sequence ATGAAATTCAGGGGGAAGGTAGCTAGATATATTAGCGAAATATTAGAGGAAGGGAAAACTTTACATTTTTCCCTTTTTGATCCTGATAAGATATTTGATTTAGACTCATTGCATGATATTGCTAGTAAGCTTATTGAGGCAGGAACTGACGTTTTTCTAATAGGCGGAACTCTTGGTATATCGCAGGATAAGTTGGATAATATTTTATCTATTTTAGAAGAATTCAGTATTCCTTTGATAATATTTCCGAGCAACGTAAATTTAATTTCGAATAAGGCTGATGCTATATTATTTCTTTCACTTTTGAATTCAGACGATTTGTATTATATAGTTGGAGCTCAAATAGTAGCTGCTCCTATTATAAAGAGGATAGGATTAGAAGTTCTACCAACTGCCTATCTTATAATAGGACATGGTGGTACTGCTGGGCATATTGGAAGAGCAAGAGTTATTCCTTACGATAACATAGAACTTATAGTGAGTTACTCCTTAGCTGCAAATTACATGGGGATGAAATACATATATCTAGAAGCTGGATCTGGAGCAAGTGAGACAGTAAAGCCTGAGGCTATAAAGGTCGTAAAGAATACGGTAAAAGACGGTGTAGTAATTGTAGGCGGTGGTGTGACCAGCGAAGAGAGGGCAAGAAACTTGGTACTAGCAGGGGCGGATATTATAGTTACAGGAAATGTGATAGAGAGAGATCATCAAAAAGCTTTAAAAATAATAAAAGAGATAAAGAGTATAAGGAGGACTAGTAATGCCATCAAGTAA
- a CDS encoding preprotein translocase subunit Sec61beta produces the protein MPSSKKKKEDVPIASMAGLVRYYESEKEKVKISPKVVVVASIVLIAGVIIASFIIPPPL, from the coding sequence ATGCCATCAAGTAAAAAGAAAAAGGAAGACGTTCCAATAGCTTCAATGGCAGGTTTAGTAAGATATTATGAGAGTGAAAAAGAAAAGGTAAAAATTTCGCCTAAAGTAGTGGTCGTTGCGAGTATTGTCTTAATAGCTGGTGTAATTATAGCATCTTTTATTATCCCGCCCCCGTTATAA
- a CDS encoding DUF367 family protein: MKIYIIDYHKDDPKKCTGKKLIRLGYAKPTNKGIGIVLDPFSETVVGIEDSEILIKQGLTAVDTSWNNTTINEFKSTGFHRRLPILFAGNPTNYALAYRLSTLEAISATLYILEHIELSFSILNTVKWGKTFYELNKDILESYKGKKRDEIMKIENEIIDKIRGA, encoded by the coding sequence GTGAAAATATATATTATAGATTATCACAAGGATGATCCAAAGAAATGTACAGGGAAAAAACTAATAAGATTGGGTTATGCAAAACCTACAAATAAGGGAATAGGTATAGTACTGGATCCATTTTCAGAGACAGTAGTGGGAATAGAGGATTCTGAAATATTAATAAAGCAAGGACTAACGGCTGTAGATACTTCATGGAATAATACGACAATAAATGAATTCAAATCAACAGGATTTCATAGGAGATTACCGATCTTATTTGCGGGAAATCCAACAAATTATGCACTAGCATACAGACTTTCCACGTTGGAAGCAATATCTGCTACTCTGTATATATTAGAGCACATAGAACTTTCCTTCTCGATCCTAAATACTGTAAAATGGGGTAAAACTTTCTATGAACTGAATAAGGATATATTAGAGTCATACAAGGGCAAGAAGAGAGACGAAATTATGAAAATAGAAAATGAAATTATAGATAAAATAAGGGGAGCCTAA
- a CDS encoding Lrp/AsnC family transcriptional regulator, which yields MASAIVLINTDAGGEEEVFEKLKSLNEVTEVHIVYGVYDIVAKIEADTLDKLKDFVTNTVRKLPRVRSTLTMIVVEGKSLVKK from the coding sequence ATGGCTTCGGCTATAGTTCTAATTAACACTGATGCAGGTGGAGAAGAAGAGGTTTTTGAAAAACTTAAAAGTCTGAATGAAGTGACAGAGGTCCACATAGTATATGGCGTTTATGATATTGTAGCTAAAATAGAAGCTGATACGTTAGATAAGCTGAAGGATTTTGTGACAAATACAGTCAGAAAGTTACCTAGGGTGAGATCAACATTAACAATGATAGTGGTAGAGGGAAAGAGTCTAGTAAAGAAGTAA
- a CDS encoding TiaS agmantine-binding domain-containing protein, with the protein MDDHDSPEAGCTTHFSALLIKHLIKDKSLKILDLPYLIRLNPNIPWKTRGNASIKIILSAEKNLEELAEIIWSESVDYVEKISKATKYNRKPGLAIIKRDEYEECKNFLYNFYQKAVKDIVPLDYATRISKKCHILTKGDRGIIGSIAAIGYLPIEGFTYELITYRHDASSFRIVDVNSVIKFEERNFPKTFNNFDYIKKRLLITPQGKDPILYGVRGNNLSVMLEALKEIRSSNNVELAMIYKSNQGTDAHISNDSKEYYYRTVKKKIKVKDVRILEGGDVLLSSDKGEIFIFYKETGELNLASKFLINGDEIEIIATVRPSDKYGKIFEAERMRVLSLNYHEYTNPKCPKCNRSATSLGVKKGYKCKKCGYEFNAEKVTIEIPRFLVKDEYQSRYHRHLTKPVYLELQTQEDLDLVELGNILNTLTS; encoded by the coding sequence ATAGACGATCATGACTCACCTGAAGCAGGCTGTACTACGCATTTTTCAGCACTACTCATTAAGCATTTAATCAAGGATAAGAGCTTAAAGATTCTCGATTTACCTTATTTGATTAGGTTAAATCCAAATATTCCCTGGAAAACTAGAGGAAATGCAAGTATTAAAATCATACTATCCGCTGAAAAAAACCTTGAAGAGTTAGCAGAAATAATATGGTCTGAGAGTGTGGATTACGTTGAAAAAATATCAAAAGCAACTAAATATAATAGGAAACCAGGTTTAGCGATAATAAAGAGAGACGAGTATGAAGAGTGCAAAAATTTTTTGTATAATTTTTATCAAAAAGCTGTAAAGGATATAGTTCCACTAGATTACGCAACAAGAATCTCAAAGAAATGTCATATACTTACAAAGGGAGATAGGGGAATAATAGGGAGTATTGCTGCAATAGGTTATTTGCCAATTGAAGGGTTTACGTATGAACTTATTACTTATAGGCATGATGCTTCTAGTTTTAGAATTGTGGATGTAAATAGCGTGATAAAATTTGAGGAAAGAAATTTTCCTAAAACATTTAATAATTTTGATTACATCAAGAAAAGGTTACTTATCACACCTCAAGGAAAAGACCCTATATTATATGGTGTTAGAGGAAACAATCTCTCAGTTATGTTAGAAGCGTTGAAAGAGATAAGAAGTTCTAATAATGTTGAACTAGCTATGATATACAAGTCTAATCAGGGAACAGACGCACATATTAGTAATGATAGTAAAGAGTATTACTACAGGACAGTAAAGAAAAAAATTAAAGTTAAAGATGTAAGAATATTAGAAGGAGGAGATGTCCTACTAAGTTCAGATAAAGGAGAAATATTTATCTTTTATAAGGAAACTGGGGAGTTAAATTTAGCCTCAAAATTCCTTATAAATGGTGATGAGATAGAGATTATTGCAACAGTCAGACCTTCAGATAAATATGGGAAAATTTTTGAAGCAGAGAGAATGAGAGTCTTATCATTAAATTACCATGAATATACTAACCCTAAATGTCCCAAATGTAATAGATCAGCAACCTCTTTAGGAGTTAAGAAAGGATATAAATGTAAGAAATGTGGTTATGAATTTAACGCGGAAAAGGTTACAATAGAGATTCCCAGGTTTTTAGTAAAAGATGAATACCAATCAAGATATCATAGACATTTAACTAAGCCAGTATATTTAGAGCTTCAAACCCAAGAAGATTTAGATTTAGTGGAATTGGGAAATATTCTTAATACGTTAACATCTTAA
- a CDS encoding ATP-binding cassette domain-containing protein has protein sequence MILAQHVSTGYGDLEVIHDLTFEIKEKGIYVLLGKNGAGKTTILRLLAGVLKPWKGLFRREGSIAYLPHYIALPPEMRVKEALDFLSRILNANYSSVIEELDLKDLLGKKISDLSQGQKKRVSLSRVFMREKDIYLLDEPTDNLDPVFASKVREKVVSLSKSKIVIYTSHNLYEAKEIGKYVMVMDNGRLIRFCTMDELRTGEYVVGIRASSDLSKILEGHYEGDYFVVKLPDPSMVNEVIQKLLRENITIYEVKEMRNPLEELLR, from the coding sequence ATGATTTTAGCACAACATGTCAGTACAGGTTATGGTGATCTAGAAGTTATTCATGACTTAACTTTCGAGATAAAGGAAAAAGGAATATATGTACTCCTGGGGAAGAACGGGGCGGGAAAAACCACTATCTTGAGGTTGCTAGCTGGAGTACTTAAGCCTTGGAAGGGTCTGTTTAGGAGAGAAGGAAGTATTGCCTATCTCCCTCACTACATTGCCTTGCCTCCAGAGATGAGAGTAAAAGAGGCATTAGACTTTTTATCAAGGATATTAAACGCTAATTATTCTAGCGTTATAGAAGAGCTGGATTTAAAGGACCTTTTAGGAAAGAAGATATCAGATCTTTCTCAAGGGCAAAAGAAAAGGGTTTCTCTCTCAAGAGTTTTCATGAGAGAAAAGGACATCTACCTCCTCGACGAGCCTACTGATAATCTCGACCCAGTCTTTGCTAGTAAGGTTAGGGAAAAAGTAGTTTCACTATCAAAAAGTAAGATAGTGATCTACACATCACATAATCTTTACGAGGCTAAAGAAATTGGTAAATACGTAATGGTGATGGATAATGGAAGGCTAATTAGGTTCTGTACTATGGATGAATTGAGGACGGGAGAGTACGTTGTAGGGATAAGAGCTTCGTCGGATTTATCGAAGATTCTAGAGGGACATTATGAAGGGGACTACTTTGTAGTAAAGCTCCCTGACCCTTCGATGGTTAATGAAGTGATACAAAAGCTCCTTAGGGAGAATATTACAATTTACGAGGTGAAAGAGATGAGAAATCCTTTAGAAGAGCTTTTGAGGTGA
- a CDS encoding ABC transporter permease — protein sequence MKDIFKLLSLMILRRAKISLKTLKWALIIYLLQPILWILTLGISLNGVTSVTFLKQFNTSFLDFEIVGVPIIFALTIPLFGSFSSRLEFSNSTIYVVHLLSNRKIIYYFMGTDVIFYAIITFVNVLTVAGLSFILTSEGVNVIGLLAVLPLMLLGSLTSYSLGIIINSLFRNLSSPTSYLFSLIQVILILFSGVYYPLSYLPEYLRIIAFISPYSHLIALIRYILLGYNASDLNALWFYTLPYQVQVVLSISYVIVLGVILFILAGKRLVKGQGMVLL from the coding sequence ATGAAGGATATTTTCAAGTTACTTTCTTTAATGATACTACGAAGGGCGAAAATTAGCTTAAAGACCCTTAAATGGGCTTTAATAATCTATTTATTGCAACCAATTTTATGGATATTAACCCTTGGGATTTCTCTTAATGGCGTAACTTCAGTTACTTTTCTTAAGCAGTTTAATACTTCTTTCTTAGATTTTGAAATCGTAGGGGTACCTATAATATTTGCTTTAACCATTCCACTCTTTGGCTCTTTTTCTTCACGTCTTGAGTTTAGTAATAGTACTATATATGTAGTTCACCTGCTAAGTAATCGAAAAATCATATATTACTTTATGGGGACTGACGTAATTTTTTACGCAATTATTACTTTTGTAAACGTATTAACAGTAGCGGGCTTAAGTTTCATCCTTACATCTGAAGGCGTAAACGTAATAGGACTACTCGCAGTTCTTCCGCTCATGCTCTTAGGGTCTCTAACATCTTACAGCCTTGGTATTATTATTAATTCTTTATTTAGAAACCTTTCTTCACCCACCAGCTATCTCTTCTCGCTGATCCAAGTTATTCTGATACTCTTTTCTGGGGTTTATTATCCTTTAAGCTATCTACCAGAATATCTTCGTATTATAGCATTTATCTCCCCGTATAGCCACTTAATAGCTTTAATAAGATACATCCTTTTAGGATATAACGCTTCTGACCTTAATGCATTATGGTTTTACACATTACCTTATCAAGTACAAGTTGTGTTATCCATAAGCTACGTTATAGTTCTTGGTGTAATCTTATTTATTTTGGCAGGTAAAAGGTTAGTAAAAGGCCAAGGAATGGTGCTATTATGA
- a CDS encoding ABC transporter ATP-binding protein: MIEAIGLSKSYLSPVLKGVTFKAESGRVTCIVGRNGSGKSTLIRILSTSEKPDSGTALIDGTPLEDVKRVREVISVLYDKNYLDAFLRVRDSIEFFISAMEIDRDKVYSLIKNFNLSLYLEKLVFTLSKGTQRKLALTFALSLDRPVSLLDEPTEGLDYESKLLFVREISAHAHDKTILMTTHDAQVVESACEKVMLLQNGQVKPIDVKFIKRVADKYLVVNDGIKSRLVLRDEVNGKIDGFVEIRKPTLLDLIFLRGDEGGE; this comes from the coding sequence ATGATAGAAGCAATTGGTCTCTCTAAATCATATCTTTCACCTGTGTTAAAGGGCGTAACTTTTAAGGCTGAGAGTGGTAGAGTAACATGCATAGTAGGACGTAATGGATCTGGCAAAAGTACATTAATCAGGATACTTTCTACATCGGAAAAACCAGATAGTGGAACTGCATTGATAGACGGAACTCCACTAGAGGACGTTAAAAGAGTTAGGGAAGTAATATCAGTCCTTTACGACAAGAATTACTTAGATGCGTTCCTTAGAGTCAGGGATAGCATTGAGTTCTTCATAAGTGCAATGGAAATTGATAGGGACAAGGTTTATAGCCTAATAAAAAATTTCAATCTTTCTCTATATCTAGAGAAACTTGTTTTTACACTAAGTAAGGGTACTCAAAGAAAATTAGCCTTAACGTTTGCCTTATCATTAGACAGACCAGTCTCGCTTCTTGATGAGCCAACTGAGGGTCTCGATTACGAATCTAAACTATTATTTGTCAGAGAAATAAGCGCTCATGCTCATGATAAGACTATACTTATGACGACCCATGATGCGCAAGTAGTAGAAAGTGCCTGTGAGAAAGTTATGCTTCTTCAGAACGGTCAGGTCAAACCTATAGATGTAAAGTTTATTAAAAGAGTTGCGGATAAGTACCTAGTAGTAAATGACGGAATTAAATCCAGACTAGTTTTAAGAGATGAGGTGAATGGGAAAATAGACGGATTTGTTGAAATTAGAAAACCTACACTCTTAGACCTTATATTTCTTAGGGGCGATGAAGGTGGAGAATGA
- a CDS encoding NAD(P)-binding protein, translated as MEVILGAGISGLLISSRKRDSIVLENQHRIGGVFSYDEISGFNIPLHPPLVKEKCFTNLLDFAQIETNVIYEKENYLSAKLTIDKIPDWLLPDNKMYYIKNLSEIIQNLSLKARIRLIGSYFIRNDKLVLNTGEIILWDRIYSTIPRRIFDNSKIFRSISIAEAIFTTKKRQGSQIVVNGDKGVSFSHVFSIDWLNPSFDVLYVLVPFLNIVPSWDKVYSDLKRKRILLRDEIISFRYRIIKDGILIDEDNKIGEKDDNIIFCGRLGKWKNFNLCQTIDDSLNC; from the coding sequence ATGGAAGTTATTTTAGGTGCAGGTATCTCAGGTTTATTGATCTCTTCTCGTAAGAGAGACTCTATAGTTTTAGAGAATCAGCATAGAATAGGAGGAGTGTTTTCTTATGACGAAATATCTGGTTTTAATATCCCTCTACATCCTCCTCTAGTGAAAGAAAAATGTTTCACTAACTTGTTAGATTTTGCTCAGATAGAGACGAATGTAATTTATGAAAAAGAGAACTACTTAAGTGCAAAACTAACGATAGATAAAATTCCAGATTGGTTACTTCCTGATAATAAAATGTACTATATAAAAAATCTGAGTGAGATAATACAAAATTTATCATTAAAAGCTAGAATTAGACTAATCGGTTCATATTTTATTAGAAATGATAAATTGGTGTTAAATACGGGAGAGATAATCCTATGGGATAGAATATATTCCACTATACCAAGAAGAATATTTGATAACAGTAAAATTTTTAGAAGTATTAGCATAGCTGAAGCTATATTTACAACCAAGAAAAGACAAGGTTCTCAGATTGTAGTAAATGGGGACAAAGGTGTTTCTTTCTCTCATGTATTTTCGATTGATTGGTTAAATCCTTCATTTGATGTTCTATATGTTTTGGTTCCTTTTTTAAATATAGTTCCATCATGGGATAAAGTGTACAGTGATCTTAAGAGGAAAAGGATTTTGTTAAGGGATGAAATAATCTCTTTCAGGTATAGGATTATTAAGGATGGTATATTAATAGATGAAGATAACAAGATAGGTGAAAAAGACGATAATATCATTTTTTGTGGAAGATTGGGAAAATGGAAGAATTTTAACCTATGTCAGACAATAGACGATAGCCTGAATTGCTGA
- the hxlB gene encoding 6-phospho-3-hexuloisomerase, whose protein sequence is MYDIAEFIMRAVRMLKPEQVSKMIEVLVNHYNQNKNGKILVMGAGRSGLVGKAFGMRLLHLGYNVYVLGDTIVPAIGERDIAIAISGSGRTRLILTAAEAAKAAKSTLISITSYADSPLAKISDVVVEIPGRTKYSTNEDYFARQILGITEPLAPLGTLFEDTTQIFLDGLVAELMKKLNKTEEDLRMIHANIEL, encoded by the coding sequence ATGTATGATATAGCTGAATTTATCATGCGTGCTGTACGTATGTTAAAACCTGAGCAAGTTTCAAAAATGATTGAAGTTTTAGTTAATCATTATAATCAAAATAAAAACGGTAAGATTCTTGTAATGGGCGCAGGTAGAAGTGGATTAGTTGGTAAAGCTTTTGGAATGAGATTGCTTCATTTAGGTTACAATGTTTATGTGTTGGGAGATACTATAGTTCCTGCAATCGGCGAAAGGGATATAGCCATTGCAATATCCGGTTCAGGCAGAACTAGGCTGATATTAACTGCAGCAGAGGCTGCGAAAGCTGCTAAGTCAACTTTAATTTCAATAACTAGTTATGCTGATAGCCCACTAGCAAAAATATCAGATGTAGTGGTCGAGATTCCAGGAAGAACTAAATACTCAACTAATGAGGATTACTTTGCAAGGCAGATTTTAGGTATAACAGAACCTTTAGCACCACTGGGTACTCTATTTGAGGATACTACTCAAATCTTCTTAGACGGACTGGTTGCAGAGCTTATGAAAAAATTAAATAAAACTGAAGAAGATTTACGGATGATTCATGCAAACATAGAGTTATGA
- the cedB gene encoding DNA import protein CedB: MNKAFIVVAVVLLILGIISFNLVFIILAIISLFFVDPQIMRKFYKFFLKSNISKIFVKNYKTNHSIVIEDGYLKIEDNVKAFLIVDDIPFDYRDLSDESLRVKISSFHKVLDIAGQIDIVFRKSSIDKNKFLSDLFQKAQNIRVIIDADPSNERAKNELMMIQHMIKKISEGEMPFKYLIFFIINSDSKEKALATADVVKKGLESIGVKSRLAYKHEIEDLLNDKLSLKKIVFPSQIPFLSVFSLQKQPDYEIITDGIYLGQEINDRRAVFWNVNRVINPHALIIGPTGSGKTEFLLSLGVKTNILYGIPIVFFDVKKDISLRLKKYGYKYKYINPLLNSINLLKFSNVNKDIYLIQLENIIRNSFKLDRFVSALLYRILLESISDNYYEVSWDYIIDKIEKYDINEDVKAYLLRIVSAIKSLDAGVEDIDLISAISEGINVVDLSSIKSEELRRLVMYGIIIKFINKYNIADDRLKLVLVIDEAWTLLRSEDRDYQIVADLIKRGRGFGIGIFMATQNFDDLGELSDIFLENIGLLGFMNNGDKKFWNEVMRFADLNIEETLRSLIFLGKGEMLIRFINDPRPIMIKTDVLVRNSF; this comes from the coding sequence ATGAACAAGGCGTTTATTGTAGTTGCTGTGGTACTTCTAATATTAGGTATCATATCTTTTAATTTAGTCTTCATAATATTAGCAATTATATCACTTTTTTTCGTAGATCCTCAAATAATGAGAAAATTTTATAAATTTTTCCTAAAAAGTAATATAAGTAAAATATTCGTTAAGAACTATAAAACAAATCATAGTATAGTCATAGAAGATGGATATTTAAAAATAGAGGATAATGTTAAAGCATTTTTAATAGTTGATGACATACCATTTGATTATAGAGATCTAAGTGATGAAAGTTTACGTGTAAAGATTTCCTCGTTTCATAAAGTTCTGGATATAGCTGGTCAGATAGATATCGTATTTAGAAAAAGTAGTATTGATAAAAACAAATTTTTAAGCGATTTATTTCAAAAAGCTCAAAATATAAGAGTGATAATTGATGCTGACCCTTCAAATGAAAGAGCAAAAAACGAGTTAATGATGATTCAGCATATGATAAAGAAAATAAGTGAAGGAGAAATGCCTTTTAAGTATCTTATTTTCTTTATCATCAACTCAGATAGTAAAGAAAAAGCGTTAGCAACTGCTGATGTTGTAAAGAAAGGATTAGAAAGTATAGGTGTGAAAAGTAGGTTAGCGTATAAACATGAAATAGAGGATTTGTTAAATGATAAACTTAGCCTTAAGAAGATAGTGTTTCCTTCTCAAATTCCCTTTTTATCAGTATTTTCTCTGCAGAAGCAACCAGATTATGAGATAATTACAGACGGCATATATCTAGGTCAGGAGATAAATGATAGAAGAGCCGTGTTTTGGAATGTTAATAGAGTAATTAACCCTCATGCATTAATTATAGGTCCAACAGGTTCTGGTAAAACAGAGTTTTTATTATCTTTGGGAGTCAAGACAAACATTCTTTATGGTATACCTATAGTGTTTTTTGATGTAAAGAAAGATATTTCTTTAAGGCTTAAGAAGTATGGTTATAAATATAAATACATAAATCCGCTTTTAAATAGCATTAATCTCCTTAAATTTTCTAATGTGAACAAGGATATTTATTTAATTCAATTAGAAAACATTATTAGAAACTCATTTAAGTTAGACAGGTTTGTATCTGCATTATTATATAGGATCCTTTTAGAAAGTATCTCGGATAATTATTATGAGGTTAGTTGGGACTATATAATTGATAAAATAGAAAAGTATGATATAAATGAGGATGTAAAGGCATATTTGCTTAGAATAGTGTCTGCCATAAAGAGTTTAGATGCGGGAGTGGAAGATATAGACCTAATATCTGCAATTTCAGAAGGTATAAATGTAGTTGATTTATCTAGTATAAAATCAGAGGAACTAAGAAGACTTGTGATGTATGGTATAATCATAAAATTTATTAATAAATATAATATAGCAGACGATAGATTAAAACTGGTTTTAGTTATAGACGAAGCATGGACTCTTCTAAGATCCGAGGATAGAGACTATCAAATAGTTGCAGATTTAATAAAAAGAGGAAGGGGATTTGGTATTGGAATATTTATGGCTACTCAAAACTTCGATGATTTAGGAGAATTATCGGATATATTTCTAGAAAATATAGGACTATTAGGATTTATGAATAATGGTGATAAGAAGTTCTGGAATGAAGTCATGAGGTTCGCCGATCTAAATATTGAAGAAACATTAAGATCTTTAATATTTTTGGGTAAAGGAGAAATGTTGATAAGGTTTATTAATGACCCACGTCCTATAATGATTAAGACAGACGTATTAGTGAGAAATTCTTTCTAA
- the argC gene encoding N-acetyl-gamma-glutamyl-phosphate reductase, whose protein sequence is MIRVAVIGGSGYTGGELLRLLAMHNKVEVTYITSREYAGKPISIIHPNLRGFYNINFSQFSWDKIGEKAEAVFLALPHKVSVDYVPKLLEMGLQVVDLSADFRLKNPELYKLWYEFDHPYPDLLKKAVYGIPEIHYEELKGAKLIASPGCNSTATILAAAPLVYSNILDNYRLISDVKVGSSEGGAKPSEGSHHPERQNAIRPYEAEGHRHAAEVEQELQYISKKEVKISLVPHAVSTIRGALASVHGWLISDDLNEIEFWKKIIEFYRGRKFVRVIRGNIHPYPDPKYVIGSNFVDIGFAVEKRVGRITMFSAIDNLMKGAAGQAVQAFNVSRGFEEDEGLRIPPLRPA, encoded by the coding sequence ATGATAAGAGTAGCAGTTATTGGTGGATCAGGGTATACAGGTGGAGAATTATTAAGGCTATTAGCTATGCATAACAAAGTAGAAGTAACCTATATAACATCCAGGGAATATGCAGGTAAACCGATATCAATTATTCATCCAAACCTAAGAGGATTTTATAATATCAATTTTTCACAGTTTTCATGGGATAAAATAGGAGAAAAAGCCGAGGCCGTATTTTTAGCCTTACCTCATAAAGTTTCTGTAGATTATGTACCTAAACTTTTGGAAATGGGACTACAGGTAGTGGATTTAAGTGCTGATTTCAGATTGAAAAATCCAGAATTATATAAATTATGGTATGAGTTTGACCATCCGTATCCTGATTTATTAAAAAAGGCTGTCTATGGAATCCCAGAGATACACTATGAGGAATTAAAAGGGGCAAAATTAATAGCTTCACCTGGTTGCAATTCCACAGCTACTATACTTGCAGCAGCGCCATTAGTATATAGTAATATATTAGATAACTATAGGTTGATTAGTGACGTAAAGGTTGGTAGTAGCGAAGGAGGGGCAAAACCTAGCGAAGGAAGTCACCATCCGGAAAGACAGAATGCTATAAGGCCCTATGAAGCTGAGGGGCATAGACATGCTGCAGAAGTTGAGCAAGAGTTACAGTATATATCGAAAAAAGAAGTAAAAATAAGTTTAGTACCTCATGCTGTTAGCACAATTAGAGGTGCACTTGCGTCTGTACATGGTTGGCTTATTTCGGATGATCTCAACGAGATTGAATTTTGGAAAAAAATTATTGAATTTTATAGAGGTAGAAAATTCGTTAGAGTAATCAGAGGCAATATACATCCATACCCAGATCCAAAATATGTGATTGGAAGTAACTTCGTAGATATTGGATTCGCAGTAGAGAAGAGAGTAGGTAGAATAACTATGTTTTCAGCAATAGACAATCTTATGAAAGGAGCTGCAGGTCAGGCAGTTCAAGCTTTTAATGTTTCAAGAGGTTTCGAAGAAGACGAAGGTTTAAGAATTCCTCCATTGAGGCCTGCTTAA